The Streptomyces sp. Mut1 genome window below encodes:
- a CDS encoding GNAT family N-acetyltransferase, with protein MIRTATAADVPELHAMVRELADYEKSLHEVRVAEEQLREALFGERPAAFAHIAESDEDGSVVGFALWFLNFSTWRGTHGIYLEDLYVRPERRGGGHGKALLTELARICVERGYERLEWSVLNWNAPSIAFYEALGARPQDEWTVYRLTDGALAELGGAGV; from the coding sequence ATGATTCGTACTGCTACTGCCGCCGATGTCCCCGAGCTGCACGCGATGGTGCGTGAGCTGGCCGATTACGAGAAGTCGCTGCACGAGGTGCGTGTCGCCGAGGAGCAGTTGCGGGAGGCGCTGTTCGGGGAGCGGCCGGCCGCGTTCGCGCACATCGCGGAGTCGGACGAGGACGGCTCGGTGGTGGGCTTCGCGCTGTGGTTCCTGAACTTCTCCACGTGGCGCGGGACGCACGGGATCTACCTGGAGGACCTGTACGTGCGTCCCGAGCGGCGTGGCGGCGGGCACGGGAAGGCGCTGCTGACGGAGTTGGCGCGGATCTGTGTGGAGCGGGGTTACGAGCGCCTGGAGTGGTCGGTGCTGAACTGGAACGCTCCGTCGATCGCGTTCTACGAGGCGCTGGGGGCGCGTCCGCAGGACGAGTGGACGGTGTACCGGCTGACGGACGGGGCGCTGGCGGAGCTGGGCGGGGCGGGGGTCTGA
- a CDS encoding zinc-binding dehydrogenase, with amino-acid sequence MHAVRLHAFGPAENLGYERTEDPEPGLGQVRIAVRAAGVHLLDTTLRQGHTGPFPAPTPLPTVPGREVAGTVDALGEGTDPGWLGQDVVAHLGTGPGGYAELAVTDAERLHRIPEGLGHAEAVAMIGTGRTTLGILAFTPLGPDSVALVTAAAGGIGTLLVQHARNAGATVIGLAGGPAKTTLVRDNGADLAVDYTRPDWPRHVRTHLDALGRRATVVYDCVGSTTARAAVDLLGKGGQHLVYGWAGGRPLTLTDEELAARGITSEHVLGPAMLSRGGGLRTLETRALAEAAAGRLRPAIRSYPLARAADAHRDLETRGTTGKVVLIP; translated from the coding sequence ATGCACGCCGTACGCCTCCACGCCTTCGGCCCCGCCGAGAACCTCGGCTACGAACGGACCGAGGACCCCGAGCCCGGCCTCGGCCAGGTCCGCATCGCCGTCCGCGCCGCCGGCGTACACCTCCTCGACACCACCCTGCGCCAGGGCCACACCGGCCCCTTCCCCGCCCCCACCCCGCTCCCCACCGTCCCGGGCCGCGAAGTCGCCGGCACCGTCGACGCGCTCGGCGAAGGCACCGACCCCGGCTGGCTCGGCCAGGACGTCGTCGCCCACCTCGGCACCGGCCCCGGCGGCTACGCCGAACTCGCCGTCACCGACGCCGAACGGCTCCACCGCATACCCGAAGGACTGGGCCACGCCGAGGCCGTCGCCATGATCGGCACCGGCCGCACCACCCTCGGCATCCTCGCCTTCACCCCGCTCGGCCCCGACTCCGTCGCACTCGTCACCGCCGCCGCCGGAGGCATCGGCACCCTGCTCGTCCAGCACGCCAGGAACGCCGGGGCCACCGTCATCGGCCTCGCCGGCGGCCCCGCCAAGACCACCCTCGTCCGGGACAACGGCGCCGACCTCGCCGTCGACTACACCCGCCCCGACTGGCCCCGCCACGTCCGCACCCACCTCGACGCCCTCGGCCGCCGCGCCACCGTCGTCTACGACTGCGTCGGCTCCACCACCGCCCGCGCCGCCGTCGACCTCCTCGGCAAGGGCGGACAGCACCTCGTCTACGGCTGGGCGGGCGGCCGCCCCCTCACCCTGACCGACGAGGAACTCGCCGCACGCGGCATCACCTCCGAGCACGTCCTGGGCCCCGCCATGCTCAGCAGGGGCGGCGGCCTGCGCACCCTCGAAACCCGCGCCCTCGCCGAAGCCGCCGCGGGCCGCCTGCGCCCCGCGATCCGGAGCTACCCGCTCGCCCGCGCCGCCGACGCCCACCGCGACCTGGAAACCCGCGGCACCACCGGCAAGGTCGTCCTCATCCCCTGA
- a CDS encoding pentapeptide repeat-containing protein: MVRSGGRSGGGIAAARRPEVRLPPLTDFEGGGLEADGDYDGVRFGSVDLADESGRGARFMDCALEGCALDRTELSRARFIDSVLTGVRGVGTDLSSASLRDVEVVDARLGGVQLHGAVLERVLVRGGKIDYLNLREARLKDVVFEGCVLAEPDFGGAQLTRVEFRDCVLKRVDFSAVRMESVDLRSVAELDIARGVERLAGAVISPAQLMELAPAFAAQIGVRVEA, translated from the coding sequence ATGGTGCGCAGTGGTGGTCGGAGTGGTGGCGGGATCGCGGCGGCGCGGCGTCCGGAGGTGCGGTTGCCGCCGCTGACGGATTTCGAGGGGGGCGGACTGGAGGCCGACGGGGATTACGACGGGGTGCGGTTCGGGTCCGTGGATCTGGCGGACGAGTCGGGCCGGGGGGCCCGGTTCATGGACTGTGCGCTGGAGGGCTGCGCCCTGGACCGTACGGAGCTGAGCCGGGCGCGGTTCATCGACTCGGTCCTGACGGGGGTACGGGGGGTGGGCACGGATCTCTCGTCGGCGTCGCTGCGGGACGTGGAGGTGGTGGACGCGCGCCTGGGCGGGGTGCAGTTGCACGGGGCGGTGCTGGAGCGGGTGCTGGTGCGGGGCGGGAAGATCGATTACCTGAATCTGCGCGAGGCCCGGCTGAAGGACGTGGTCTTCGAGGGCTGTGTGCTGGCGGAACCGGATTTCGGGGGCGCGCAGCTGACCCGGGTGGAGTTCCGGGACTGTGTGCTGAAGCGGGTGGACTTCAGCGCGGTGCGGATGGAGTCGGTGGATCTGCGGTCGGTCGCGGAGCTGGACATCGCGCGGGGTGTGGAGCGGCTGGCGGGTGCGGTGATCAGCCCGGCGCAGCTGATGGAGCTGGCTCCGGCGTTCGCGGCGCAGATCGGGGTGCGCGTGGAGGCGTGA
- a CDS encoding M1 family metallopeptidase yields MDHRTPVRGAVPRVARTALPLLVLALLAPACSGGVEGKPGASGVRDPYFPKLGNGGYDVSHYAITLDVDPDEQRLRGSVEITARATQDLSSFNLDLAGLTVDSATVEGRPAAVNRAGDELTLRADAKAEDRLRRGETFRVVVRYSGSPKTITDPDGSEEGWLPTDDGAVALGEPTGSMAWFPGNHHPSDKAAYDLTVTVPKGLTAVSNGVLAGPPTTEKGRTTFRWHTAEPMASYLATLAVGRFETKTSTMAGGITVFTAVDPEVAKASARTVARVPEVVAWEAEHFGPYPFSATGAIVDREDDSGYALETQNRPFFPGPPSVGLLVHEMAHQWFGDSVTPKSWRDMWLNEGPATYAEWLWEEEKNGTPAEESFEDAYEDEDNWAFPPADPPSAAAVSDDPVYGRGAMVIHKIREAVDDDEEFFALLKGWTKAHRHGNASTADFTAYVEKETGQDLSGLWKAWLYGRSRPAADG; encoded by the coding sequence GTGGATCATCGAACCCCGGTACGCGGCGCAGTCCCCAGGGTGGCCCGGACCGCCCTCCCGTTGCTCGTCCTCGCGCTCCTCGCGCCCGCCTGTTCCGGCGGGGTGGAGGGCAAGCCGGGCGCGTCCGGGGTGCGCGATCCGTACTTCCCGAAGCTGGGCAACGGCGGCTACGACGTGTCGCACTACGCCATCACGCTGGACGTGGACCCGGACGAGCAGCGGCTGCGCGGCAGTGTCGAGATCACCGCGCGGGCCACTCAGGACCTCAGTTCGTTCAATCTGGACCTGGCCGGGCTGACCGTGGACTCGGCGACGGTGGAGGGGCGTCCGGCCGCCGTCAACCGGGCGGGCGACGAGCTGACGCTGCGTGCGGACGCGAAGGCCGAGGACCGGCTGCGCCGGGGCGAGACGTTCCGGGTGGTCGTGCGCTACTCGGGCTCGCCGAAGACGATCACCGATCCGGACGGGTCCGAGGAGGGCTGGCTGCCCACCGACGACGGGGCGGTCGCGCTCGGCGAGCCGACCGGTTCGATGGCCTGGTTCCCGGGCAACCACCACCCGAGCGACAAGGCCGCGTACGACCTGACGGTCACCGTCCCGAAGGGGCTGACGGCGGTCTCCAACGGGGTGCTTGCCGGGCCGCCGACGACGGAGAAGGGCCGCACCACCTTCCGCTGGCACACCGCGGAGCCGATGGCGAGCTATCTCGCGACGCTGGCGGTCGGGCGGTTCGAGACGAAGACGTCGACCATGGCGGGCGGGATCACGGTGTTCACCGCCGTGGACCCCGAGGTGGCGAAGGCGAGCGCGCGGACGGTGGCCCGGGTGCCGGAGGTGGTGGCGTGGGAGGCCGAGCACTTCGGTCCGTACCCGTTCTCGGCGACCGGCGCGATCGTGGACCGCGAGGACGACTCCGGGTACGCGCTGGAGACGCAGAACAGGCCGTTCTTCCCGGGCCCGCCGAGCGTCGGGCTGCTCGTCCACGAGATGGCGCACCAGTGGTTCGGCGACTCGGTCACGCCGAAGAGCTGGCGCGACATGTGGCTGAACGAGGGGCCGGCGACGTACGCGGAGTGGCTGTGGGAGGAGGAGAAGAACGGCACCCCGGCCGAGGAGTCGTTCGAGGACGCCTACGAGGACGAGGACAACTGGGCGTTCCCGCCCGCCGATCCGCCCTCGGCGGCGGCCGTCTCCGACGACCCGGTGTACGGGCGCGGGGCGATGGTCATCCACAAGATCCGTGAGGCGGTGGACGACGACGAGGAGTTCTTCGCGCTGCTGAAGGGCTGGACGAAGGCGCACCGGCACGGCAACGCGTCGACGGCGGACTTCACCGCGTACGTGGAGAAGGAGACCGGGCAGGATCTGTCGGGGCTGTGGAAGGCGTGGCTGTACGGCAGGAGCCGGCCCGCCGCGGACGGCTGA
- a CDS encoding M4 family metallopeptidase has product MTPHMNTRRAAALAAVAAMVVVGMQTGAANAHPNTPGDSPSVSPVSTPAFSSASARTAAIKSAQTDASSTASTLKLGGKEKLIVRDVIKDANGTVHTRYERTYDGLPVLGGDLVTHTAANGKLKSVTKATTARISVPSTTAKIKTAASARKVIWAGSGTPVLALESVKTGVQKDGTPSRKRVITDATTGKVLQSYEEIETAGVGNSQYSGKVDLTTTASGSGFELTDGDRGGHKTYDLNQGSSGTGSLVTDDDDTWGDGTGDDRQTAAVDAHYGAALTWDFYKSAFGRDGIAGDGKAAYSRVHYGNAYVNAFWDDSCFCMTYGDGADNKSALTAVDVAGHEMSHGLTASTADLNYSGESGGLNEATSDIFGTAVEFFADNTTDAGDYLIGEKIDINGDGSPLRYMDEPSKDGGSADYWDSSVGNLDVHYSSGVANHFFYLLAEGSGAKTINGVDYDSPTADGSTVTGIGRDKAVQIWYKALSEYMTSTTDYADARTATEQAATDLYGADSAELEAVDAAWNGVNVK; this is encoded by the coding sequence ATGACCCCCCACATGAACACCCGTCGTGCCGCAGCCCTGGCCGCCGTGGCCGCGATGGTCGTCGTCGGGATGCAGACCGGTGCGGCGAACGCCCACCCGAACACCCCGGGCGACTCCCCCTCCGTCTCCCCCGTCTCCACCCCGGCCTTCAGCAGCGCGTCGGCCCGTACCGCCGCCATCAAGTCCGCCCAGACCGACGCCTCTTCGACCGCGAGCACGCTGAAGCTCGGCGGCAAGGAGAAGCTGATCGTCCGTGACGTGATCAAGGACGCCAACGGCACGGTCCACACCCGCTACGAGCGCACCTACGACGGCCTGCCCGTCCTCGGCGGCGACCTCGTCACGCACACCGCCGCGAACGGCAAGCTCAAGAGCGTCACCAAGGCCACCACCGCACGCATATCCGTGCCGTCCACGACGGCGAAGATCAAGACCGCGGCGAGCGCCCGCAAGGTGATCTGGGCGGGCAGCGGCACCCCCGTCCTCGCCCTGGAGTCGGTGAAGACCGGCGTGCAGAAGGACGGCACCCCCAGCCGCAAGCGCGTCATCACCGACGCCACCACCGGCAAGGTCCTCCAGAGCTACGAGGAGATCGAGACCGCCGGCGTCGGCAACAGCCAGTACAGCGGCAAGGTCGACCTCACCACCACCGCGTCCGGCTCCGGCTTCGAACTGACCGACGGCGACCGCGGCGGCCACAAGACGTACGACCTGAACCAGGGCTCCAGCGGCACCGGCTCCCTCGTCACCGACGACGACGACACCTGGGGCGACGGCACCGGCGACGACCGCCAGACCGCCGCCGTCGACGCCCACTACGGCGCCGCCCTGACCTGGGACTTCTACAAGTCCGCGTTCGGCCGCGACGGCATCGCGGGCGACGGCAAGGCCGCCTACTCCCGCGTCCACTACGGCAACGCGTACGTCAACGCCTTCTGGGACGACAGCTGCTTCTGCATGACCTACGGCGACGGCGCCGACAACAAGAGCGCCCTCACCGCGGTCGACGTCGCGGGCCACGAGATGAGCCACGGCCTCACCGCCTCCACCGCCGACCTCAACTACTCGGGCGAGTCCGGCGGGCTCAACGAGGCCACCAGCGACATCTTCGGCACCGCCGTCGAGTTCTTCGCCGACAACACCACCGACGCCGGCGACTACCTCATCGGCGAGAAGATCGACATCAACGGCGACGGCAGCCCGCTGCGCTACATGGACGAGCCCAGCAAGGACGGCGGCTCGGCCGACTACTGGGACAGCAGCGTCGGCAACCTCGACGTCCACTACTCCTCCGGCGTCGCCAACCACTTCTTCTACCTGCTCGCCGAGGGCAGCGGCGCCAAGACCATCAACGGCGTCGACTACGACTCCCCCACCGCCGACGGCTCCACCGTCACCGGCATCGGCCGGGACAAGGCCGTCCAGATCTGGTACAAGGCCCTCTCCGAGTACATGACCTCCACCACCGACTACGCGGACGCCCGCACCGCCACCGAGCAGGCCGCGACCGACCTGTACGGCGCCGACAGCGCCGAACTCGAAGCCGTCGACGCCGCCTGGAACGGCGTCAACGTCAAGTAA
- a CDS encoding TerD family protein, which translates to MAVSLSKGGNVSLTKEAPGLTAVTVGLGWDVRTTTGTDFDLDASAIAVNAEGKVYSDAHFVFFNNKATPDQTIVHTGDNVTGEGEGDDEQINVNLAALPADVDKIVFPVSIYDAETRSQNFGQVRNAYIRILNQAGGAEIARYDLSEDAATETAMVFGELYRNGAEWKFRAVGQGYASGLRGIAQDFGVTL; encoded by the coding sequence ATGGCAGTAAGCCTGTCCAAGGGCGGCAACGTCTCCCTCACCAAGGAGGCCCCCGGCCTCACCGCCGTCACGGTCGGCCTCGGCTGGGACGTCCGTACCACCACCGGCACCGACTTCGACCTCGACGCCTCGGCGATCGCGGTCAACGCGGAGGGCAAGGTCTACTCGGACGCCCACTTCGTCTTCTTCAACAACAAGGCGACGCCGGACCAGACCATCGTGCACACCGGTGACAACGTCACGGGTGAGGGCGAGGGCGACGACGAGCAGATCAACGTCAACCTGGCGGCCCTGCCGGCCGACGTCGACAAGATCGTCTTCCCGGTCTCCATCTACGACGCCGAGACCCGCAGCCAGAACTTCGGCCAGGTGCGCAACGCCTACATCCGCATCCTGAACCAGGCCGGCGGCGCGGAGATCGCGCGCTACGACCTGAGCGAGGACGCCGCCACCGAGACCGCCATGGTCTTCGGCGAGCTGTACCGCAACGGCGCCGAGTGGAAGTTCCGCGCCGTGGGCCAGGGTTACGCCTCCGGCCTGCGCGGCATCGCGCAGGACTTCGGCGTCACTCTCTGA
- the arfB gene encoding alternative ribosome rescue aminoacyl-tRNA hydrolase ArfB, with protein MSGPYVIRGSVSLPEAELMWRFSRSSGPGGQHVNTSDTQVELRFDLAATEALPEVWKERALERLASRLTDGVISVRASEHRSQWRNRETAAVRLTSLLAEATAPPPRPRVKRKVPRGINERRLREKKQRGDTKRGRSGRDW; from the coding sequence ATGTCCGGGCCCTATGTCATCCGCGGTTCGGTCTCCCTGCCGGAGGCCGAGCTCATGTGGCGTTTCTCGCGGTCCTCCGGGCCCGGCGGGCAGCACGTCAACACCAGCGACACGCAGGTGGAGCTGCGCTTCGACCTCGCGGCCACCGAGGCACTGCCCGAGGTGTGGAAGGAACGCGCCCTCGAACGGCTCGCGAGCCGGCTGACCGACGGCGTGATCTCCGTCCGCGCCTCGGAGCACCGCTCCCAGTGGCGCAACCGCGAGACCGCCGCCGTCCGGCTCACCTCCCTGCTGGCCGAGGCCACCGCCCCGCCCCCCAGGCCGCGCGTGAAGCGCAAGGTGCCCCGCGGCATCAACGAGCGCCGGCTGCGCGAGAAGAAACAGCGCGGCGACACGAAGCGCGGCCGCTCGGGCCGCGACTGGTAA
- a CDS encoding flavin reductase family protein: protein MSNEEFRGALARLAAGVVLITAQEPPLDEDGRGEDVGMTATAFMSVSLDPPLVMVSLRNDSRMDDLLAEQPLWAVSVLAESQRHVAGRFAMKGRISDRLLFEDIPYARGEITGAPLVGGALATLECRTEQRVPAGDHTLVIGRVLGARVPSGESGPLTYFRGRYRQLG from the coding sequence GTGAGCAACGAAGAGTTCCGCGGTGCCCTCGCCCGGCTGGCCGCCGGCGTGGTGCTGATCACCGCCCAGGAGCCGCCGCTCGACGAAGACGGGCGCGGCGAGGACGTCGGCATGACCGCGACCGCCTTCATGTCGGTGTCGCTCGACCCGCCGCTGGTGATGGTGAGCCTGCGCAACGACTCCCGGATGGACGACCTGCTGGCGGAGCAGCCGCTGTGGGCGGTCTCGGTGCTGGCGGAGAGTCAGCGGCACGTCGCCGGGCGGTTCGCGATGAAGGGCCGGATCAGCGACCGGCTGCTGTTCGAGGACATCCCGTACGCGCGCGGCGAGATCACCGGGGCCCCGCTGGTCGGCGGGGCGCTCGCGACGCTGGAGTGCCGGACGGAGCAGCGGGTGCCCGCGGGCGACCACACGCTGGTGATCGGGCGGGTGCTCGGCGCGCGGGTGCCGAGCGGTGAGAGCGGCCCGCTGACGTATTTTCGCGGGCGTTACCGGCAGTTGGGCTGA
- the cdgB gene encoding diguanylate cyclase CdgB, translated as MEAESEPYVRLATMRQLHQAVADLNTARSLADTLQTVADGIVAGLGYELACVNLVRPDGDLVVAAFAGNHAAEALITGRVGSRSSWERRLAMGEIWDELRFIPHTDGWILLDDDVPQWHTEGPEPRFEDEWHPQDRLYAPMYASGSGSDLLGVISVDRPRNGRRPGAWGREALQMYASQSAIAISNARLRANMQRALVRLEREQQALRASEESFRQAFEYAPSGMAIAEVGGDQHGRLLRTNDALCRLLGRPASVLRRYSFADLVHPEDIGTLLRTSAEGGRAELRLGRRDGTYLWVSLRNSVVADTADGPRFLLTHVEDIEERKRHELNLAHRASHDALTGLPNSAELRSRLGSRLCNRPDAAATTDVEALDAAYGDADDVRAQGFTPGGPGATAFDHHVHAVAPDAEHDDGSKGLAVLFCDLDGFKSINDRFGHHTGDAVLIEVARRLTTCVRDGDTVARLGGDEFVVLADGLGAADAADLAVRLRNAIIPPIRVDGRAVRVGASFGIGWAACGMTAEEVLRSADQRMYIEKRSRAKVHRRAG; from the coding sequence ATGGAGGCCGAGTCGGAGCCGTACGTCCGTCTTGCGACGATGCGGCAGCTGCACCAGGCCGTGGCCGATCTCAACACGGCGCGGAGCCTGGCCGACACACTGCAGACCGTGGCCGACGGGATCGTCGCCGGTCTCGGTTACGAGCTGGCCTGCGTCAACCTCGTCCGCCCGGACGGCGATCTCGTCGTCGCCGCTTTCGCCGGCAACCACGCCGCCGAGGCCCTGATCACCGGCCGGGTCGGCTCCCGCTCCTCCTGGGAGCGGCGGCTCGCCATGGGTGAGATATGGGACGAGCTGCGCTTCATACCGCACACCGACGGCTGGATACTCCTCGACGACGACGTACCGCAGTGGCACACCGAGGGCCCCGAGCCCCGCTTCGAGGACGAGTGGCACCCGCAGGACCGGCTCTACGCCCCGATGTACGCCTCCGGCAGCGGCTCCGACCTCCTGGGCGTCATATCCGTCGACCGGCCCCGCAACGGCCGCCGCCCGGGCGCCTGGGGGCGCGAGGCCCTCCAGATGTACGCCTCGCAGTCCGCCATCGCGATCAGCAACGCGAGGCTCCGGGCCAACATGCAGCGGGCCCTGGTCCGCCTGGAGCGCGAGCAGCAGGCGCTGCGGGCCAGCGAGGAGTCCTTCCGCCAGGCCTTCGAGTACGCCCCCAGCGGCATGGCCATCGCCGAGGTGGGCGGCGACCAGCACGGGCGGCTGCTGCGGACCAACGACGCGCTGTGCCGGCTGCTGGGCCGCCCCGCCTCGGTGCTGCGCCGCTATTCGTTCGCCGACCTGGTCCACCCCGAGGACATCGGCACCCTGCTCCGTACCTCCGCCGAGGGCGGCCGCGCCGAGCTGCGGCTCGGCCGCCGGGACGGCACCTATCTCTGGGTCTCGCTGCGCAACTCCGTCGTCGCGGACACCGCGGACGGGCCGCGCTTCCTGCTGACGCATGTCGAGGACATAGAGGAGCGCAAGCGCCACGAGCTGAACCTCGCCCACCGCGCCTCGCACGACGCGCTGACCGGGCTGCCCAACAGCGCGGAGCTGCGCTCCCGGCTCGGCTCCCGGCTGTGCAACCGCCCGGACGCGGCGGCCACCACCGACGTGGAAGCGCTGGACGCGGCGTACGGCGACGCGGACGACGTGCGGGCGCAGGGCTTCACGCCGGGCGGTCCGGGCGCGACCGCGTTCGACCACCATGTGCACGCGGTCGCGCCGGACGCGGAGCACGACGACGGTTCGAAGGGGCTCGCGGTCCTCTTCTGCGACCTGGACGGCTTCAAGTCGATCAACGACCGCTTCGGCCACCACACGGGTGACGCGGTTCTCATCGAGGTGGCCCGCCGGCTCACCACGTGCGTACGGGACGGGGACACGGTCGCCCGGCTCGGGGGTGACGAATTCGTCGTCCTCGCGGACGGCCTGGGCGCGGCGGACGCCGCGGACCTGGCGGTACGCCTGCGAAACGCCATCATTCCGCCCATCCGGGTCGACGGGCGGGCGGTGCGGGTCGGGGCGAGCTTCGGCATCGGCTGGGCGGCCTGCGGGATGACGGCCGAAGAGGTGCTGCGCTCCGCCGACCAGCGGATGTACATCGAGAAGCGGTCGCGTGCGAAGGTTCACCGCAGAGCCGGCTGA
- a CDS encoding class II fructose-bisphosphate aldolase yields the protein MPLVSTGELVSAAQARGHGVAAFNVITLEHAEAIATGAERAGAPAILQVSENAVKFHGGRLTAIAAAAAAVARTSSAPLALHLDHVESVDLLHRAHDEGFGSVMFDASKLAYEDNVRATAEAVAWGHERGIWIEAELGKVGGKEGEAPLDAHAPGVRTDPAEAAAYVAATGVDALAVAVGSSHAMTERTAALDHELIGRLRDAVPVPLVLHGSSGVPDDEIRRAVASSGMVKINVGTALNTAFTGAVRAHLAENTTGVDPRKYIAPGREAMAATVAGFLALMG from the coding sequence ATGCCGCTCGTCAGCACCGGTGAACTCGTCTCCGCCGCCCAGGCACGGGGACACGGGGTCGCCGCCTTCAACGTCATCACGCTGGAACACGCGGAGGCCATCGCCACCGGCGCCGAGCGCGCCGGGGCCCCCGCCATCCTCCAGGTCTCCGAGAACGCCGTGAAGTTCCACGGCGGCCGGCTCACCGCCATCGCCGCGGCCGCCGCAGCCGTCGCCCGCACCTCCAGCGCCCCGCTCGCCCTCCACCTCGACCACGTCGAGTCCGTGGACCTGCTGCACCGCGCCCACGACGAGGGCTTCGGCTCGGTGATGTTCGACGCCTCCAAGCTCGCTTACGAGGACAACGTCCGGGCCACCGCCGAAGCCGTCGCCTGGGGCCACGAGCGCGGCATCTGGATCGAGGCCGAACTCGGCAAGGTCGGCGGCAAGGAGGGCGAGGCCCCGCTCGACGCCCACGCCCCCGGCGTCCGCACCGACCCGGCCGAGGCCGCCGCGTACGTCGCCGCGACCGGCGTGGACGCCCTGGCCGTCGCGGTCGGCTCCTCGCACGCCATGACCGAGCGCACCGCCGCCCTGGACCACGAGCTGATCGGCCGGCTGCGCGACGCCGTCCCCGTCCCGCTCGTCCTGCACGGCTCCAGCGGCGTCCCGGACGACGAGATCCGCCGGGCCGTCGCCTCCTCCGGCATGGTCAAGATCAACGTCGGCACCGCCCTGAACACCGCGTTCACCGGAGCCGTACGCGCCCACCTGGCCGAGAACACCACGGGCGTCGACCCCCGCAAGTACATCGCACCCGGCCGTGAGGCCATGGCCGCGACGGTGGCCGGCTTCCTCGCCCTGATGGGCTGA
- a CDS encoding 1-phosphofructokinase family hexose kinase — translation MILTVTLNTALDLTYGIPALVPHSSHRVTDLSERPGGKGLNVARVLTALGHDTVVTGFAGGATGTVLRDLLAALPRQGATLTDALVPVSGDTRRTLAVVDGTTGDTTQFNEPGPHVTAEEWTAFLGTYTRLLDTADAVALCGSLPPGIHVGAYAELVRLARTAGVPVLLDTSGEPLRRGIAARPDLIKPNADELAQLTGSREPLRATRDARRRGAHGVIASLGPDGMLAVTPDGVWRASPPAPVKGNPTGAGDSAVAGLLSGLVESLSWPDRLRRAVALSTATVLAPTAGDFDRAAYEELLPRVAIEEHAAGTA, via the coding sequence GTGATCCTCACGGTCACGCTGAACACGGCACTCGACCTGACCTACGGCATCCCCGCCCTCGTACCGCACTCCAGCCACCGCGTCACCGACCTCTCCGAGCGCCCCGGCGGCAAGGGCCTCAACGTCGCCCGCGTCCTCACCGCCCTCGGCCACGACACCGTCGTCACCGGCTTCGCCGGAGGCGCCACCGGAACGGTTCTGCGCGACCTGCTCGCCGCGCTCCCCCGGCAGGGCGCCACCCTCACCGACGCGCTCGTCCCCGTCTCCGGCGACACCCGCCGCACCCTCGCGGTCGTGGACGGCACCACCGGCGACACCACCCAGTTCAACGAACCCGGACCGCACGTCACCGCCGAGGAGTGGACCGCCTTCCTCGGCACGTACACCCGGCTGCTGGACACCGCCGACGCCGTCGCCCTGTGCGGCAGCCTGCCGCCCGGCATCCACGTCGGCGCCTACGCCGAACTCGTCCGGCTCGCCCGCACCGCCGGCGTCCCCGTCCTCCTGGACACCAGCGGCGAACCGCTGCGCCGGGGCATCGCCGCCCGCCCCGACCTGATCAAGCCGAACGCCGACGAGCTCGCCCAGCTCACCGGCTCCCGCGAGCCACTGCGCGCCACCCGTGACGCCCGCCGCCGCGGCGCCCACGGGGTCATCGCCTCGCTGGGCCCGGACGGCATGCTGGCGGTCACCCCGGACGGCGTCTGGCGGGCCTCGCCGCCCGCCCCCGTCAAGGGCAACCCGACCGGAGCGGGCGACTCCGCGGTGGCCGGGCTGCTGTCCGGCCTCGTGGAGTCCCTGAGCTGGCCGGACCGGCTGCGACGGGCGGTGGCACTGTCGACGGCGACCGTGCTGGCCCCCACCGCGGGCGACTTCGACCGCGCGGCGTACGAGGAACTGCTGCCGCGCGTCGCCATCGAGGAACACGCGGCGGGCACGGCCTGA